From a region of the Helianthus annuus cultivar XRQ/B chromosome 5, HanXRQr2.0-SUNRISE, whole genome shotgun sequence genome:
- the LOC110943185 gene encoding putative glycine-rich cell wall structural protein 1: MSAAAVDTDSSSTAHGGGGHVSNFGSVSSLVQFWFEFRFVSTHAGCPIQAVSECGYGSGDDGSGGGCGSGGYGEVGWIDGGNGEGGDDSGGGGCGGGGDGDDRTK, encoded by the exons ATGTCGGCGGCGGCCGTAGACACCGACAGCAGCAGCACCGCCCACGGCGGCGGTGGTCACGTTTCGAATTTCGGCTCGGTTTCGAGTCTTGTTCAGTTTTGGTTCGAGTTTCGGTTTGTTTCGACTCACGCG GGATGTCCTATACAAGCTGTTAGTGAGTGTGGTTATGGTAGTGGTGATGATGGCAGTGGCGGTGGTTGTGGCAGCGGTGGTTACGGAGAAGTGGGGTGGATAGATGGTGGTAATGGCGAGGGTGGTGATGacagcggtggtggtggttgtggcggGGGTGGTGATGGCGACGACCGTACCAAATAG
- the LOC110940633 gene encoding probable WRKY transcription factor 17: MAVDFVGIQSVQHLNRIFQVTNHEFAVSSNCNPPVSAIKRTGHARFRRGPSPALSDSHAPSTSTQSAPAFFRSGECDFTRSVTDTTSSSSRSTNSSSLLSPLTGGIGEEASVSNGKQFAGLGIVAPTPAFSSRKPPLPSSHLKRCSVSLYGSRSDNHSGSRNSCHCCKRRKISAKRVIKRVPITGSKFASVPADDYSWKKYGEKRIDGSPNPRVYYKCSTGKGCPARKCVELAVDDSKMLIVTYAGEHVHRRDTVEIVTGLTG; the protein is encoded by the exons ATGGCAGTAGATTTCGTCGGAATTCAATCCGTTCAACACCTTAACCGCATCTTCCAGGTAACAAATCACGAATTCGCCGTATCTTCCAACTGTAATCCTCCAGTTTCCGCCATAAAACGTACCGGTCACGCCCGCTTCCGTCGTGGACCATCACCGGCGCTCTCTGATTCTCACGCGCCCTCCACTTCTACACAATCGGCACCGGCTTTTTTCCGGTCAGGTGAGTGTGATTTTACTAGATCGGTGACGGATACGACGTCGTCTTCGTCTAGGTCAACGAATTCATCCTCGTTGTTATCTCCGTTAACTGGAGGAATAGGAGAAGAAGCAAGTGTTTCGAACGGTAAACAGTTCGCCGGATTAGGTATAGTCGCTCCGACACCGGCGTTTTCCTCGAGGAAACCGCCGCTTCCATCGTCTCACCTGAAAAGGTGTTCCGTTTCGTTGTACGGATCTAGATCTGACAATCACTCCGGTTCACGTAACAGTTGTCACTGCTGCAAGCGAAG GAAAATCTCAGCAAAACGTGTAATCAAAAGAGTTCCGATCACCGGATCTAAGTTCGCAAGCGTACCGGCGGACGATTATTCGTGGAAAAAGTACGGCGAGAAGAGGATCGACGGTTCACCAAACCCTAG AGTTTACTACAAGTGTAGTACCGGAAAAGGATGTCCGGCGAGGAAGTGTGTGGAGTTAGCGGTGGACGATTCGAAGATGCTGATTGTGACGTACGCCGGAGAACACGTTCACCGGCGGGATACGGTGGAGATAGTGACAGGTTTGACCGGTTGA